A portion of the Staphylococcus felis genome contains these proteins:
- a CDS encoding ABC transporter substrate-binding protein/permease, producing MVKVIAQSFIVICVLLSSIFTYDNQVHASTDQWEKIKERGELRVGLSADYAPMEFERTVKGKREYAGIDIEIAKKIAKDHNVQLKIVNMQFDSLLGALKTGKIDMIISGMTPTAERKKEVDFSDNYMTVEQKVVIRKVDKQKYQSLEDLANKRIGAQKQTTQEELAQTEIEGADVQSLTRLPEVILSLKSNKIDAMVMDSAVGKAYLQQNKDLTFSDASFADSEKQTAIALPKESPELMDRVNGSIKEIKNQNLLAQYEKNAADAMQNDGNFISKYGSFFVTGLKNTILISIIGVAFGAIFGSFFALMKIGSIRILKWFSTIYIEFLRGTPLLVQVFLVYFGTTAVLGWDISAFICGAIALVINCSAYIAEIIRAGINAVDKGQTEAARSLGLNYRQTMRHVIMPQAIKNILPALGNEFVTVIKESSIISVIGVSEIMFNAQVVQGASFDPFTPLIIAAILYFILTFTLSRIMNYFEGRLKASD from the coding sequence ATGGTCAAAGTGATTGCACAAAGTTTTATAGTAATATGTGTATTGTTAAGCTCTATTTTCACGTATGACAACCAGGTTCATGCGTCTACAGATCAGTGGGAGAAAATTAAAGAAAGGGGTGAACTTAGAGTCGGGCTATCAGCAGATTATGCACCGATGGAGTTTGAAAGAACGGTAAAAGGAAAAAGGGAATATGCAGGAATAGATATTGAAATTGCGAAAAAAATTGCTAAAGATCATAATGTGCAATTAAAAATTGTGAACATGCAATTCGATAGTTTATTAGGTGCTTTGAAGACTGGAAAGATTGATATGATTATCTCAGGCATGACACCAACAGCAGAAAGAAAAAAGGAAGTTGATTTTTCAGATAACTATATGACAGTGGAACAAAAAGTAGTCATTCGAAAAGTGGATAAACAGAAGTATCAGTCTCTTGAAGATTTAGCAAATAAACGAATCGGCGCACAAAAACAAACAACCCAAGAAGAATTAGCCCAAACGGAAATTGAGGGAGCTGATGTACAATCACTAACACGTTTGCCTGAAGTCATTCTATCGTTAAAAAGTAATAAAATTGATGCGATGGTGATGGACAGCGCGGTTGGAAAAGCATATTTACAACAAAATAAAGACCTTACTTTTTCAGATGCTTCATTTGCAGATTCTGAAAAACAGACAGCGATAGCCTTGCCTAAAGAGTCACCTGAACTGATGGATAGAGTTAACGGATCTATCAAAGAAATTAAAAATCAAAACTTATTAGCTCAATATGAAAAGAACGCTGCTGATGCGATGCAAAATGATGGCAACTTTATTTCGAAGTATGGTTCATTTTTTGTGACTGGCTTAAAAAATACAATATTGATTTCAATCATAGGTGTCGCTTTTGGAGCGATTTTTGGTTCATTTTTTGCGTTAATGAAAATTGGTTCGATTCGAATTTTAAAATGGTTTTCAACGATTTATATAGAATTTTTGAGAGGAACGCCATTACTTGTACAAGTCTTTTTAGTTTATTTTGGTACAACAGCAGTATTAGGTTGGGATATATCAGCATTCATATGTGGAGCGATTGCATTAGTCATTAACTGTTCAGCTTATATTGCTGAAATTATACGTGCGGGCATTAATGCTGTAGATAAGGGACAAACCGAAGCAGCACGAAGCTTAGGCTTAAATTATAGACAAACTATGCGCCACGTCATTATGCCTCAAGCAATAAAAAATATATTGCCGGCGTTGGGGAATGAATTTGTGACAGTGATTAAAGAATCGTCCATTATATCTGTAATTGGTGTGAGTGAAATAATGTTTAATGCGCAAGTGGTACAAGGTGCCTCATTTGATCCTTTTACACCGTTAATCATTGCTGCAATATTATATTTTATATTGACCTTTACTTTATCGCGTATCATGAATTACTTTGAAGGGAGATTGAAGGCCAGTGATTAA
- a CDS encoding PTS transporter subunit IIC, translating to MVKNEQKKASFLSVILNAVGAGVVIALLPNALLGELLKFFKNGNEFLELIFQLVITIQSFMAFIIGALAAYHLKISGPGIMFVGTATMLGSGAVKFQDNIIILQGIGDIINVMLTVSLSCGLYLLLKGKFGSLEMIVLPVIIPIIGGGIGLMTLPYVSRITQTLGHIIHTFTELNPLLMSILIAVVFALLMVTPISLVAIATAISLTGLGSGAANMGIVAACVTFLFGSMRVNQVGVNVVLLIGAAKMMIPVYLKHPIIAVPLMINGIVAGFVAYFVNIQGTPMSAGFGYTGFVGPINAFNRMDGDPFINILLLLLAYFIIPFTVGFFVHTFTKRIIPNYTDQIYRFEIEQS from the coding sequence TTGGTGAAAAACGAACAAAAAAAAGCGTCCTTTTTGAGTGTGATTTTAAATGCAGTGGGTGCCGGAGTTGTTATCGCATTATTACCAAATGCGCTGTTAGGAGAATTACTTAAATTTTTTAAAAATGGTAATGAATTTTTAGAACTGATCTTTCAACTTGTCATCACCATACAATCGTTTATGGCATTTATCATTGGCGCATTAGCAGCATATCATTTAAAAATATCTGGCCCTGGCATCATGTTTGTCGGAACGGCAACTATGTTAGGTTCAGGAGCTGTTAAGTTTCAAGATAATATCATTATATTGCAAGGTATTGGTGACATTATCAATGTGATGTTGACTGTTAGCCTTTCTTGTGGATTATATTTATTGCTTAAAGGTAAATTTGGTTCTTTAGAGATGATTGTATTGCCTGTTATCATACCAATCATAGGTGGAGGAATCGGTCTAATGACATTACCCTATGTCAGTCGCATTACGCAAACACTAGGGCATATTATACACACGTTTACAGAACTTAATCCATTATTAATGAGTATACTGATTGCAGTCGTTTTTGCGTTGTTAATGGTTACCCCTATTTCTTTAGTTGCGATTGCTACAGCGATTTCATTAACTGGCTTAGGAAGTGGTGCGGCCAATATGGGAATTGTTGCAGCGTGTGTTACCTTTTTATTTGGTTCAATGCGTGTTAATCAAGTAGGTGTCAATGTTGTTTTGTTAATTGGGGCAGCTAAAATGATGATACCTGTATATTTAAAACACCCTATTATTGCAGTTCCTCTTATGATAAATGGAATTGTAGCAGGGTTTGTAGCTTATTTTGTAAATATTCAAGGTACACCGATGTCGGCTGGTTTTGGTTATACAGGTTTTGTTGGACCTATTAATGCATTTAATAGAATGGATGGGGATCCTTTTATCAATATTCTTCTACTCCTACTTGCATATTTTATTATTCCATTTACAGTAGGTTTTTTTGTCCATACATTTACAAAACGCATTATCCCAAATTATACAGATCAAATATACCGTTTTGAAATTGAACAAAGCTAA
- a CDS encoding phospholipase A2 family protein: MYHGNYCGKGNNGGKPIDRLDAACKAHDECYAKHGWGKCNCDTPFIAKAVKIAQNKKYSKKYRNKARNAAILFATAYARCK; encoded by the coding sequence ATGTATCATGGTAACTACTGTGGGAAAGGTAATAATGGTGGAAAACCGATAGATAGGTTAGATGCAGCTTGTAAAGCTCATGATGAATGTTATGCAAAACATGGTTGGGGAAAATGTAATTGTGATACACCGTTCATTGCAAAAGCAGTAAAAATTGCCCAAAATAAGAAATATAGCAAAAAATATCGTAACAAAGCGAGAAATGCTGCTATTCTGTTTGCTACTGCTTATGCAAGATGTAAATAG
- the tnpA gene encoding IS200/IS605 family transposase → MANKAKSLAHTKWICKYHIVFTPKYRRKIIYNQHSPSIIEIIKLLCKYKGVEIIEGHMMPDHVHLLVSIPPKISVSSFMRYLKGKSALMIFDRHANLKYKFGNRHFWAEGYYVSTVGLNEATIKKYIQNQEKHDKAIDKLSVREYEDPFKGY, encoded by the coding sequence ATGGCTAATAAAGCCAAGAGTTTAGCACATACAAAATGGATTTGTAAATACCATATTGTATTTACTCCAAAGTATAGAAGAAAAATCATATACAATCAACACAGCCCATCAATTATTGAAATTATAAAGTTATTGTGCAAATACAAAGGTGTGGAGATTATAGAAGGACATATGATGCCAGATCATGTACATCTATTAGTGAGCATCCCACCCAAAATAAGCGTTTCAAGCTTTATGAGGTATTTAAAAGGTAAAAGCGCTTTGATGATATTTGATAGACATGCAAATTTGAAATATAAATTTGGAAATCGTCACTTTTGGGCAGAAGGATATTATGTAAGTACAGTTGGATTAAATGAAGCCACAATAAAAAAATATATACAGAACCAAGAAAAACACGATAAAGCGATTGATAAGTTGAGCGTAAGAGAATATGAAGACCCTTTTAAGGGTTATTGA
- a CDS encoding peptidoglycan DD-metalloendopeptidase family protein — protein MKTAIDYLTSKGWKISSDPRTYDNYPNNYGYRNYTEKGINYDAFCGGYHRAFDLYSNDTNDVPAVTSGTVITSETHGNFGGTIEIRDANGNDWIYGHLQRHSLRFIKGDKVKQGDVVGLQGSSNYYDNPMAVHLHLQLRPKGTDLLNEKKEICSGIPIEKYDITKLGQDVDKSENGGSDDLKHIYSNHINGNKITLPKQSISGVVIHNDYGSKTPSQYLPWLYSREQNGTHVNGFASVYVNRNEVLWYHPTNYIEWHCANFWANSNLIGFEVCESYPGHISDEKFIENEEATLKTAAAVMKSYKLPVNRNTVRLHRQYFATSCPHRSWDIHVGVGAPNTAANRNKLVDYFIKRIKHYYDGGEIPKIDDKIVKTVKPEHVEKKVEKHKREAEKPQTNWKRNKYGSWWKNEKATFINGNEPIQAWYVGPFLTPGNQAGKLPAGATIEYDEVIKQSGYVWVAYDSYEGDRVYLPIRTWNPYTNEVGPLWGKLNNLKASIYNGRKS, from the coding sequence ATGAAAACAGCGATAGATTATTTAACGTCTAAAGGTTGGAAAATATCCTCCGATCCTAGAACTTACGATAATTATCCGAATAATTATGGTTATCGGAACTACACAGAAAAAGGCATTAACTATGATGCATTCTGCGGAGGTTACCATCGGGCTTTCGATTTATACAGTAACGATACAAATGATGTACCGGCAGTTACTAGCGGCACTGTCATAACCTCCGAAACTCACGGTAATTTCGGAGGAACTATCGAGATTAGAGACGCAAACGGAAATGATTGGATATATGGGCATTTACAACGACACTCTCTTCGTTTTATTAAAGGGGACAAGGTAAAACAAGGAGATGTTGTCGGTCTACAAGGGTCGTCAAACTATTACGACAATCCAATGGCAGTACATCTTCACTTACAACTGCGTCCTAAGGGAACGGACTTATTAAATGAGAAAAAAGAGATTTGTTCTGGTATACCAATCGAAAAATATGACATCACAAAGCTCGGCCAAGATGTCGATAAATCTGAAAACGGAGGTAGTGACGATTTGAAGCATATTTACTCTAACCACATTAACGGTAATAAGATAACGTTACCAAAGCAATCTATTTCGGGGGTTGTTATACACAATGACTACGGAAGTAAAACGCCGTCACAGTATTTGCCTTGGCTATACTCGCGCGAACAAAACGGAACTCACGTTAACGGCTTTGCAAGTGTGTATGTAAACCGAAATGAAGTATTATGGTATCATCCGACAAATTATATTGAGTGGCACTGTGCTAATTTTTGGGCGAATAGCAACTTAATCGGATTTGAAGTGTGTGAGAGCTATCCGGGGCACATAAGTGATGAGAAGTTTATCGAAAATGAAGAGGCGACTTTAAAGACAGCTGCAGCAGTTATGAAGTCGTATAAGTTACCAGTAAATAGAAATACGGTAAGATTGCATCGTCAATACTTTGCTACGTCATGTCCTCATCGTTCTTGGGACATTCACGTTGGAGTAGGAGCTCCAAACACAGCTGCTAATCGTAATAAATTAGTCGATTATTTCATCAAACGAATCAAACACTACTACGATGGTGGCGAGATTCCAAAGATCGACGATAAGATTGTGAAAACAGTTAAGCCGGAACATGTTGAGAAAAAAGTAGAAAAACATAAGCGTGAAGCGGAAAAACCGCAAACTAACTGGAAACGTAATAAATACGGATCTTGGTGGAAGAACGAAAAAGCAACGTTTATAAACGGAAATGAACCAATCCAAGCGTGGTACGTCGGTCCGTTTTTAACTCCGGGAAATCAAGCCGGTAAACTTCCGGCGGGGGCTACGATAGAGTATGACGAAGTGATAAAACAATCGGGATACGTTTGGGTAGCGTATGATAGCTACGAAGGAGATAGAGTATATCTTCCGATTAGAACGTGGAATCCTTACACGAACGAAGTGGGTCCGCTTTGGGGAAAATTAAATAACCTAAAAGCGTCTATATATAATGGTAGAAAGTCGTAA
- a CDS encoding phage holin — MLPKDTGTWIRLSLLILALVNQVLAAKGLSPLPIEEGQVENLVSSAVTIVVGFLAYYKNNNHTEEARIGTKVGREMKRQIKNGEDTVEIEKERAVRG; from the coding sequence ATGTTACCGAAAGACACAGGAACATGGATTAGATTATCGTTGTTAATTTTAGCTTTAGTAAACCAAGTTTTAGCAGCGAAAGGACTTAGCCCATTACCTATTGAAGAAGGACAAGTTGAAAATTTAGTTTCATCGGCAGTAACTATTGTAGTTGGTTTTTTAGCGTACTACAAAAATAACAATCACACGGAAGAAGCACGCATAGGAACAAAAGTAGGACGTGAAATGAAGCGTCAGATTAAGAACGGGGAAGATACGGTTGAAATTGAAAAAGAGCGTGCAGTACGTGGATAG
- a CDS encoding phage tail spike protein produces MSDIVLRNLIGDEFIVSAPSQQTLELNGNQSVQLTISPNKVNDIFINEIDTMWEVDYYGDTYKIVYAKKQSKGHSFYIDVRAVHKALDVLDTTRTYERFDGSLTSDKGFEKVFSDTRYSFVLLDTFNAIEIEGFGDGETRLESFKRLLDRFGAEFYISGTTFYIKKYIGRDTSFEYRYKLNASNVQEETDGTSTYTYVKGFGDYPDNDERSVIKKAKIKMEYESPLAKILGRRHAPMVAKGSYKKRSTVQKAMKEVIDNSVTISVSADVKDLRKQGYPYAQPELGDRVFINDSRIGLNQEVRIVNIVIERYSNGNVRNINLTFGNKRLGRRYASRLSSAVASLNALLDGTLELQFDVLDQRSKEMLRKIMSVDTELTLENGIYAVDKNNPNNVVGLNSAGWFISKDGGNTAEVIATSDGITANAITSGTIDSIRIRGTEIRGGKIYGTDIYGSTVTGGTLYTDADNDHYISLKGSELISRGIQRREWFGKKSNDRIRAMIYDGQFRVRNDDKDWSVYYSDMGISTQWDGSGDYIKEGTSGAIEFHSRRYSDGNYSGLTLYSDTRVALETNGGRIYLNPKGANVHVADARNNYYGISASAFSQSSERSLKRDIVSFKGNGSDIVRSLKIREYKRLSGGEKTVNDQWQIGLIVDEAPREVLANGSSIDIYSYTNVIAKALQEVISKIDELENRGS; encoded by the coding sequence ATGTCCGACATTGTCTTACGAAATTTAATAGGCGATGAGTTTATCGTTTCAGCTCCATCACAGCAAACATTAGAGTTAAACGGTAATCAATCGGTACAGCTCACAATTTCGCCAAATAAAGTAAACGATATATTTATAAACGAAATTGACACGATGTGGGAAGTGGATTATTACGGAGACACTTACAAAATAGTCTACGCTAAAAAACAATCGAAAGGACACTCGTTTTACATCGATGTAAGAGCGGTTCATAAAGCATTAGACGTGCTCGATACAACTAGAACATATGAGCGTTTTGACGGGTCTCTTACTTCCGATAAAGGATTTGAAAAAGTATTTTCCGATACCAGATACTCTTTTGTATTGCTTGATACATTTAACGCAATAGAAATAGAAGGATTTGGGGACGGGGAAACTCGGCTTGAGTCGTTCAAAAGACTTCTCGACAGATTTGGAGCGGAGTTTTACATTTCAGGCACAACGTTTTACATCAAAAAATATATCGGAAGAGACACATCATTTGAGTACCGATATAAATTAAACGCCTCTAACGTTCAGGAAGAAACTGACGGTACATCGACATATACTTACGTAAAAGGCTTCGGAGATTACCCTGACAATGATGAGCGCTCTGTTATTAAAAAGGCGAAAATAAAGATGGAATATGAATCTCCTTTAGCTAAAATATTAGGACGTAGACATGCACCGATGGTAGCGAAAGGATCGTATAAGAAACGGTCTACTGTTCAAAAAGCTATGAAAGAAGTTATCGACAATAGCGTTACAATTTCGGTAAGTGCCGATGTCAAAGACTTACGTAAGCAGGGGTATCCCTACGCACAACCGGAGTTAGGAGACAGAGTTTTTATCAATGATAGCCGCATCGGGCTAAATCAGGAAGTACGGATCGTTAATATAGTTATTGAACGTTATTCTAATGGCAATGTCCGAAATATTAACTTGACTTTTGGCAATAAAAGACTCGGTAGAAGATACGCTAGTCGGTTATCATCAGCAGTTGCGAGCTTAAATGCACTTCTCGACGGCACTCTCGAATTGCAGTTCGACGTTTTAGATCAGCGGTCAAAAGAAATGTTACGAAAAATAATGTCGGTTGATACGGAACTAACGTTAGAAAATGGTATTTATGCAGTCGATAAAAATAATCCTAATAATGTTGTCGGTCTAAATAGCGCTGGATGGTTTATCTCGAAAGATGGAGGTAATACAGCGGAAGTTATTGCTACATCTGACGGAATTACTGCTAATGCTATTACAAGCGGTACTATCGATTCTATCAGAATCAGAGGGACGGAAATCCGTGGAGGAAAAATATACGGAACTGACATCTACGGTAGTACTGTTACAGGAGGGACGTTATATACTGACGCCGATAACGATCATTATATATCACTAAAAGGGAGCGAACTTATATCTCGGGGGATACAAAGGCGCGAGTGGTTCGGCAAGAAGTCTAATGACCGTATTAGAGCGATGATTTATGACGGACAGTTCAGGGTACGTAACGACGATAAAGATTGGTCTGTATACTATTCAGACATGGGAATTTCAACTCAATGGGACGGTTCAGGCGATTACATCAAAGAAGGAACATCGGGAGCAATCGAGTTCCATAGCCGAAGATATTCAGACGGAAATTATTCGGGATTGACGTTATATTCCGACACTAGAGTTGCTCTTGAAACAAATGGAGGTCGAATATACCTCAATCCTAAAGGAGCAAACGTCCATGTGGCAGATGCACGCAATAATTACTATGGCATTAGCGCATCTGCATTTAGTCAATCATCCGAAAGAAGTTTAAAACGAGATATAGTATCGTTTAAAGGAAACGGCAGTGACATTGTAAGAAGCTTGAAGATAAGAGAGTACAAACGTTTGTCTGGTGGAGAGAAAACGGTAAATGATCAATGGCAAATCGGCTTAATTGTAGACGAAGCACCACGTGAAGTTTTAGCTAACGGAAGCAGCATAGATATTTACAGTTACACAAACGTAATTGCTAAAGCGTTGCAAGAAGTTATTTCCAAAATAGACGAATTAGAGAATAGAGGCTCGTAA
- a CDS encoding DUF2977 domain-containing protein, translating into MEERDLLKIKLNDSNEIEAYAIIGDLDGSIPIQMEKMPDDFVDNFQPSYYVYNNGEILKNESYKEEDYDYKETPPRFTILQNMIMQQSEQILALQSELNTVKGVE; encoded by the coding sequence ATGGAAGAAAGAGACCTATTGAAGATTAAGTTGAACGATTCTAATGAAATCGAAGCATATGCAATAATAGGAGATTTGGACGGATCGATTCCGATTCAAATGGAAAAAATGCCTGATGATTTTGTCGATAATTTCCAACCGTCATACTATGTTTATAATAATGGCGAGATATTAAAAAACGAATCATACAAAGAGGAAGATTACGACTACAAAGAAACGCCTCCTCGATTCACTATATTGCAGAATATGATTATGCAACAATCGGAGCAGATACTAGCACTGCAATCCGAATTAAATACAGTGAAAGGGGTCGAATAA
- a CDS encoding pyocin knob domain-containing protein: MSRKTIGSIWNRDNRANIEHNFEELYGELPKIEGRLLEQTWERTKESNTIKMLEPVETFNQLPDNAKIRSLVAVLDEQTVYTFTESGWQPFNKIDLDPFSPFKKELEDLISEYNSRAESILSNAEESNSSTLGRLQSLTEEFNEQYQNKARELENLADSGVAKIDEAKAAAIEEFEAVKGSDTDEWQKSKLTLDNGTTLYRANVDFNNPDDTLTGTGFYYVVGTNLPVGVNRYGFVVMIKRSDSTARLSYHPYNSTDVYVKLKPENSTWGEWQKAAITPKDAEEWQKHKLTDEEGGIATFSQVDLADTTYLDGLKTGFYYLTNTQNIPAGATSRSGFLSVFIRESEVVKRFEYRPYNSGQIFYRYFYNDWQEWIPADGTQVELFKGSVSTENATINLSDDPQKYSYLIIYINHFGGDDTVLVGIIKDYFVIRSFNLGNNGRGASLIETSVDIDGNNPKKLILRDSIRVESDTATGQNYVPKILKIVGVK; encoded by the coding sequence ATGTCTAGGAAAACTATCGGAAGTATTTGGAACAGGGATAATAGGGCTAATATAGAACATAATTTCGAAGAGTTGTACGGGGAACTTCCGAAAATAGAAGGAAGATTGCTAGAGCAGACTTGGGAGCGTACAAAAGAATCTAATACGATTAAAATGCTAGAACCCGTGGAGACATTTAATCAATTGCCGGACAATGCGAAAATTAGGTCGCTTGTAGCTGTTTTAGATGAACAAACTGTATATACATTTACCGAATCAGGATGGCAACCATTTAACAAAATTGATTTAGATCCTTTTTCTCCATTCAAAAAAGAACTTGAAGATTTAATTAGTGAGTATAATTCCCGAGCAGAATCTATACTCTCGAATGCCGAAGAAAGTAATTCCAGTACTTTAGGTCGTTTACAAAGCCTTACGGAAGAATTTAACGAGCAATACCAAAATAAGGCAAGAGAATTAGAAAATCTTGCGGATAGCGGTGTCGCAAAAATTGACGAAGCTAAAGCAGCAGCTATCGAAGAGTTTGAGGCTGTTAAGGGTTCGGACACAGATGAATGGCAAAAATCTAAGCTTACTTTAGATAACGGAACAACCCTTTACAGGGCAAACGTTGATTTTAATAATCCTGACGATACATTGACAGGAACGGGGTTTTACTACGTTGTTGGAACGAACCTTCCCGTAGGAGTAAATAGATACGGTTTTGTGGTTATGATTAAGCGATCAGACAGCACAGCGAGATTGTCTTATCATCCTTACAATAGCACAGACGTATACGTTAAATTAAAACCTGAAAACTCAACGTGGGGAGAATGGCAGAAAGCTGCTATAACTCCGAAAGATGCAGAAGAATGGCAGAAGCATAAACTTACTGACGAAGAAGGTGGGATAGCCACATTCTCACAAGTTGATTTAGCCGATACTACTTATTTAGACGGCCTAAAAACAGGGTTTTATTATTTAACTAACACTCAAAATATCCCTGCTGGAGCAACTAGCAGAAGTGGTTTTTTGTCAGTATTCATTCGTGAATCGGAGGTAGTGAAACGTTTTGAATATCGCCCTTACAATTCCGGTCAGATTTTTTACAGATACTTCTACAATGATTGGCAAGAGTGGATTCCTGCAGATGGAACACAGGTTGAATTATTTAAAGGAAGTGTTTCGACTGAAAACGCAACTATTAACCTCTCGGACGATCCTCAAAAGTATTCCTATCTTATCATCTATATCAATCATTTTGGGGGAGACGACACTGTTTTAGTCGGAATTATTAAGGATTACTTTGTTATACGCTCATTCAACTTAGGAAATAACGGAAGAGGAGCATCTTTAATAGAAACTTCTGTAGATATTGACGGAAATAACCCTAAAAAACTAATTCTAAGAGATTCTATAAGAGTAGAGTCTGATACAGCAACCGGCCAAAATTATGTGCCTAAAATACTCAAAATAGTGGGGGTTAAATAA
- a CDS encoding phage tail domain-containing protein has product MDVEIVKKDGSKYRLSDYGVVYDFVVSSITIENYTERIEGRSGLVDYGADYGVRRIKIPMKFKNFDLHDYAHLRDEVYGILTDTESYYIREMRRPRRLEYEFVDFGQAPKYKAQTDNNYVDGKQYLVRMKNELEPEQLYDGGEIEIEFETTELPFAKTIYTTLDLSNRDFVDSAEMFGLTDGINDEMRRYSHTTNTFSIWNGGNVEVTPEEFPLEITFLGASSSGNATVTNLTTGDKFIYKDAITNKKLTIDGVHVLVEKTNRTRNSNRNFLSLVPGENVISIKNLNFNSVNINFNFYYK; this is encoded by the coding sequence ATGGATGTTGAAATCGTAAAAAAAGATGGAAGTAAGTATCGATTATCTGACTACGGAGTCGTTTATGACTTCGTTGTCAGCTCAATTACGATAGAAAACTACACCGAAAGAATCGAGGGACGAAGCGGTCTAGTTGATTACGGAGCAGATTATGGAGTACGTCGAATCAAAATTCCGATGAAGTTCAAGAATTTCGATTTACATGATTACGCTCACTTACGTGATGAGGTGTATGGGATACTAACAGATACAGAATCATACTATATTCGTGAAATGAGGCGTCCTAGACGGCTTGAATACGAGTTTGTGGATTTCGGGCAAGCACCGAAGTATAAAGCACAGACAGACAATAACTATGTTGACGGAAAACAATATCTCGTGAGAATGAAAAATGAATTAGAACCGGAGCAATTGTATGACGGTGGAGAAATTGAGATCGAGTTTGAGACGACGGAACTACCATTTGCAAAAACAATTTATACGACGTTAGATCTAAGCAATCGTGATTTTGTAGATAGTGCGGAAATGTTTGGTTTGACCGATGGTATAAACGATGAAATGAGGCGTTATAGTCACACCACTAATACTTTCTCTATCTGGAACGGGGGTAATGTAGAAGTCACACCGGAAGAGTTTCCGTTAGAGATAACGTTTTTAGGGGCAAGTTCAAGTGGTAACGCAACTGTCACAAACTTAACGACTGGAGATAAGTTCATATATAAAGACGCCATAACAAATAAGAAATTAACTATCGATGGAGTCCATGTTTTAGTAGAAAAGACGAACAGAACAAGAAACTCTAATCGTAACTTCCTATCGTTAGTTCCCGGAGAAAATGTAATATCGATAAAAAACTTAAATTTCAATTCCGTTAACATAAACTTTAATTTTTACTATAAATAG